In Halomarina salina, one DNA window encodes the following:
- a CDS encoding thiolase C-terminal domain-containing protein: MSAPRIASVGCSTIGRTDLTGRDLFSQALAEAFEGLPDPAEVVDALYVGNQSETYEHQIMYGTLLAEWAGLRNVPAERVEGCAAAGALALRHAVEDVRRGTHDAVLACGVEKMTAGGTSGATDALSAAFDRALEQRSGITAPSQYALLAQRYLHEHDATEEEFARIAVKNHRNATANPRAQYQQEVDVETVLDSSYVAPPLKLFDCAPVSDGAAVALVTTPELADELAPADEQVVAAGTGAAANNISVAERDLTFVEGANVASGTAYEEAGVEASDVDVAEVHDAFTVCEALLAESVGFAPRGRGIESPLPPEERSEGWTDVHLSTSGGLKARGHPIGATGIAQAVEAYEQLTGRAGDRQVEGADTALLVNEGGVADAVTVSHVLRRAA; this comes from the coding sequence ATGTCAGCACCGCGCATCGCGTCGGTGGGCTGTTCGACTATCGGCCGCACCGACCTCACGGGCCGTGACCTGTTCTCACAGGCGCTCGCGGAGGCGTTCGAGGGGCTCCCGGACCCCGCCGAGGTGGTCGACGCGCTCTACGTCGGCAACCAGTCGGAGACGTACGAACACCAGATAATGTACGGGACACTGCTCGCCGAGTGGGCGGGCCTGCGGAACGTCCCGGCCGAACGCGTCGAGGGCTGCGCCGCGGCGGGAGCGCTGGCGCTCCGCCACGCCGTCGAGGACGTTCGTCGTGGAACCCACGACGCGGTCCTCGCCTGCGGCGTCGAGAAGATGACCGCCGGCGGAACGTCGGGTGCGACGGACGCGCTCTCGGCGGCGTTCGACCGGGCGCTCGAACAGCGCTCGGGCATCACCGCCCCGAGCCAGTACGCCCTGCTCGCACAGCGGTACCTCCACGAACACGACGCGACCGAGGAGGAGTTCGCCCGCATCGCGGTGAAGAACCACCGCAACGCGACGGCCAACCCACGTGCGCAGTACCAGCAGGAGGTCGACGTCGAGACGGTCCTCGACTCGTCGTACGTCGCGCCGCCGCTGAAACTGTTCGATTGCGCGCCGGTGAGCGACGGCGCGGCGGTCGCACTCGTGACGACCCCCGAACTGGCCGACGAACTCGCGCCGGCCGACGAGCAGGTCGTCGCTGCCGGGACGGGCGCGGCCGCGAACAACATCTCAGTCGCCGAACGGGACCTGACGTTCGTGGAGGGCGCGAACGTCGCGTCCGGGACGGCCTACGAGGAGGCCGGCGTTGAGGCGAGCGACGTCGACGTGGCGGAGGTCCACGACGCGTTCACCGTCTGCGAGGCGCTGCTCGCGGAGTCCGTCGGGTTCGCGCCGCGCGGTCGGGGTATCGAGAGTCCGCTCCCACCCGAGGAGCGCAGCGAGGGCTGGACCGACGTCCACCTCTCGACGAGCGGCGGGCTGAAGGCCCGCGGCCACCCCATCGGCGCGACGGGTATCGCGCAGGCCGTCGAGGCCTACGAGCAGTTGACCGGGCGAGCGGGCGACCGACAGGTCGAGGGGGCCGACACCGCACTGCTCGTCAACGAGGGCGGCGTCGCGGACGCGGTGACCGTCTCGCACGTCCTCCGGAGGGCAGCATGA
- a CDS encoding RNase P subunit p30 family protein — MYEAVTPRPDGASTVARSALTAAEQGYDGIVVRPPVAANPDYDASDIGDRYDVDVVDGCEVRADGRSEAAGAVQSQREVRTVVCVRGGALNRFAVEDERVDVLTRPMCDGDVNHVLARAAAENGVRLEFAFGRVLRTDGGERVQALRGLRKLREMVEQYDAPFVVSAGATSHLHLRAPRELVALGELVGFSAEQVESGLAEWGRLAERNRERMSDSFIEPGVRRGRYEEDHR; from the coding sequence GTGTACGAAGCCGTCACTCCCCGACCCGACGGGGCGAGCACCGTCGCCCGGTCGGCGCTGACCGCCGCCGAGCAGGGGTACGACGGCATCGTCGTCCGTCCACCGGTGGCCGCCAACCCCGACTACGACGCGAGCGACATCGGCGACCGGTACGACGTCGACGTGGTCGACGGCTGCGAGGTTCGAGCGGATGGCCGGTCGGAGGCCGCCGGAGCGGTGCAGTCCCAGCGCGAGGTCCGGACCGTCGTCTGCGTCCGCGGCGGCGCGCTCAACCGGTTCGCCGTCGAGGACGAACGCGTCGACGTACTGACCCGCCCGATGTGCGACGGCGACGTCAACCACGTCCTGGCACGAGCCGCCGCGGAGAACGGGGTTCGGCTGGAGTTCGCGTTCGGCCGCGTCCTGCGCACGGACGGGGGCGAGCGCGTGCAGGCACTCCGAGGCCTCCGGAAACTGCGCGAGATGGTCGAGCAGTACGACGCGCCGTTCGTGGTGAGCGCCGGTGCCACGAGCCACCTCCACCTGCGAGCGCCCCGCGAACTCGTCGCGCTGGGCGAACTCGTCGGGTTCTCCGCAGAGCAGGTCGAGTCGGGGCTCGCGGAGTGGGGGCGACTCGCCGAGCGAAACCGGGAGCGGATGTCCGATTCCTTCATTGAACCCGGCGTCCGACGTGGCAGGTATGAAGAAGACCATCGATGA
- a CDS encoding NUDIX hydrolase: MTFDDRWFVAEKADQQAERALHDLRERHDGFLRFERTERVSRGRFRTLADRSRDCGAPFGAHTIVYRDSEELLLVRHEGVGLWVLPGGCVEHQESYRAAARRELREEAGVDVTYDGLAMLTRLTVTDGEYDMTGVLPVFAARAESHEPEVADPDSEISEARWFEELPPDTRDREDLLAWRAEAF; encoded by the coding sequence ATGACCTTCGACGACCGCTGGTTCGTCGCCGAGAAGGCCGACCAGCAGGCCGAGCGAGCACTCCACGACCTGCGGGAGCGACACGACGGGTTCCTCCGGTTCGAGCGGACCGAGCGCGTCTCGCGGGGGCGCTTCCGGACGCTCGCCGACCGGAGCCGTGACTGTGGCGCACCGTTCGGTGCACACACTATCGTCTATCGCGACTCCGAGGAACTGCTGCTCGTCCGCCACGAGGGGGTCGGCCTGTGGGTCCTCCCCGGCGGCTGCGTCGAGCACCAAGAGAGCTACCGCGCCGCCGCCCGCCGCGAACTGCGCGAGGAAGCGGGCGTCGACGTGACCTACGACGGACTGGCGATGCTCACCCGACTCACCGTCACCGACGGCGAGTACGACATGACCGGCGTGCTCCCGGTGTTCGCGGCCCGGGCCGAGAGTCACGAACCGGAGGTCGCCGACCCGGACAGCGAGATCAGCGAGGCGCGCTGGTTCGAGGAGCTCCCCCCCGACACGCGGGACCGAGAGGACCTGCTGGCGTGGCGGGCAGAGGCGTTCTGA
- a CDS encoding RNA-binding protein → MSSVPFHYVDVQAFCYATEDEVRVERALRTFLPDEFPLERTENTGFHGDPIVVLSARVENADEVRHVLSALAELDDIDGVLSELDQRVTENCELYLYLDKQAALSGGVSLGSGLSVRGKVEAYPAKKESAIENVRESFAEL, encoded by the coding sequence GTGTCGAGCGTCCCGTTCCACTACGTCGACGTGCAGGCGTTCTGCTACGCGACGGAAGACGAGGTGCGCGTCGAGCGGGCGCTCCGGACGTTCCTCCCCGACGAGTTCCCCCTCGAACGCACGGAGAACACGGGGTTCCACGGCGACCCCATCGTCGTCCTCTCCGCGAGAGTCGAGAACGCCGACGAGGTGCGACACGTCCTCTCCGCACTCGCCGAACTGGACGACATCGACGGCGTGCTCTCCGAACTCGACCAGCGCGTCACCGAGAACTGCGAACTCTACCTCTACCTCGACAAACAGGCGGCCCTCTCCGGGGGCGTCTCGCTCGGGTCGGGGCTCTCGGTCCGGGGGAAGGTCGAGGCCTACCCGGCGAAGAAGGAGTCCGCCATCGAGAACGTCCGCGAGTCGTTCGCGGAGCTGTGA
- a CDS encoding class I SAM-dependent methyltransferase, whose amino-acid sequence MKKTIDEHAARFDSIAGEYDDTQNDTDEYRACVSLVVEHADPGPEDVVLDIGCGTGAIGLSLAGSAKRVLGRDVSEGMMEQAREKAADAGIENFEVEYGTFRDPNVDHDAPVDIVVSNFAMHHLSDEEKREAIHAIADLAPRRFVLGDVMFFGDPDPENPLYSPEVDDPATVGMLADAFTDAGFTLTAVEMVHEQFGVLVAERSPNSERVAEE is encoded by the coding sequence ATGAAGAAGACCATCGATGAACACGCCGCGCGGTTCGACTCCATCGCCGGCGAGTACGACGACACCCAGAACGACACCGACGAGTACCGCGCCTGCGTCTCGCTGGTCGTCGAGCACGCCGACCCCGGCCCCGAGGACGTGGTCCTCGACATCGGCTGTGGGACGGGCGCTATCGGCCTCTCGCTCGCCGGGTCGGCGAAGCGCGTCCTCGGCCGCGACGTGAGCGAGGGGATGATGGAACAGGCCCGCGAGAAGGCGGCCGACGCCGGAATCGAGAACTTCGAGGTCGAGTACGGGACGTTCCGCGACCCGAACGTCGACCACGATGCTCCCGTCGACATCGTCGTCTCGAACTTCGCGATGCACCACCTCTCGGACGAGGAGAAACGGGAGGCCATCCACGCGATCGCCGACCTCGCTCCCCGGCGGTTCGTGCTGGGCGACGTGATGTTCTTCGGCGACCCCGACCCCGAGAACCCGCTGTACAGCCCGGAGGTCGACGACCCGGCGACCGTCGGGATGCTCGCGGACGCGTTCACCGACGCCGGGTTCACGCTCACGGCCGTCGAGATGGTCCACGAGCAGTTCGGCGTGCTGGTCGCCGAGCGCTCGCCGAACTCCGAGCGCGTCGCCGAGGAGTAG
- a CDS encoding Rpp14/Pop5 family protein, with product MKHLPKHVRPRWRYLGVGLEGWPDASVDRRAFQRELWYAAQNLVGDVGSADVDCSVYGFAFEDGVGDAVVRVRRGEVDRARAVLACVDAVDGHPLRVTVRGVSGTVRACEESYIRRPLESTDEKRVVFEDSDRPAFVRDGRTDVRVGDEFVGATDYDC from the coding sequence ATGAAACACCTCCCCAAACACGTCCGACCGCGCTGGCGCTACCTCGGGGTCGGCCTCGAAGGGTGGCCCGACGCCAGCGTCGACCGCCGGGCGTTCCAGCGCGAACTCTGGTACGCCGCACAGAATCTCGTCGGCGACGTGGGCAGCGCCGACGTCGACTGCTCCGTCTACGGGTTCGCGTTCGAGGACGGCGTCGGCGACGCGGTGGTCCGGGTCAGGCGGGGCGAGGTCGACCGCGCCCGTGCGGTACTGGCCTGCGTCGACGCGGTGGACGGCCACCCGCTCCGGGTCACGGTCCGTGGAGTCAGCGGGACAGTCCGGGCCTGCGAAGAAAGCTATATACGCCGCCCACTGGAATCGACAGACGAGAAACGCGTCGTGTTCGAGGATTCGGACCGTCCCGCGTTCGTCCGTGACGGACGAACCGACGTGCGGGTCGGGGACGAGTTCGTCGGCGCGACGGATTACGACTGCTAA
- a CDS encoding DUF1918 domain-containing protein, which translates to MAFDEDDRVVLHDQHSDYDGETGTITQKVETMFGDATYTVSFEDGQEQGLSEDMLEAADGDTDSDSDGDSDTDEE; encoded by the coding sequence ATGGCATTCGACGAAGACGACCGAGTCGTCCTCCACGACCAGCACTCCGACTACGACGGCGAGACGGGCACCATCACGCAGAAGGTGGAGACCATGTTCGGCGACGCCACCTACACCGTGAGCTTCGAGGACGGGCAGGAACAGGGCCTCTCCGAGGATATGCTCGAAGCCGCAGACGGCGACACCGACAGCGACTCGGACGGCGACTCCGACACCGACGAGGAGTAA
- the psmA gene encoding archaeal proteasome endopeptidase complex subunit alpha, whose amino-acid sequence MQGQNQQQAYDRGITIFSPDGRLYQVEYAREAVKRGTASIGVRTNDGVVLVVDKRIRSPLLEGTSVEKLHKVDDHVGIASAGHVADARQLIDYARRQAQVEQLRYGEPIGVEPLTKMVVDNIQQYTQVGGARPFGVALIIGGIEDGEPRLYETDPSGTPYEWKALAVGGNRNDIEDYLQEQYTEEMDLDAGIGLALEALESVNEEGLQAQGLGVATVDVETEQFRELPVDEVATHLEEHDLLAEDEPDDGDDEPSE is encoded by the coding sequence ATGCAAGGTCAGAATCAACAGCAGGCGTACGACCGCGGGATCACCATCTTCTCCCCGGACGGACGTCTCTATCAGGTCGAGTACGCCCGCGAGGCGGTCAAACGCGGGACGGCGAGCATCGGGGTCCGAACGAACGACGGCGTCGTCCTCGTCGTCGACAAGCGCATCCGCTCGCCGCTGCTCGAAGGCACGAGCGTCGAGAAACTGCACAAGGTCGACGACCACGTCGGCATCGCCAGCGCGGGCCACGTCGCCGACGCCCGTCAGCTCATCGACTACGCGCGTCGGCAGGCGCAGGTCGAACAGCTCCGCTACGGCGAACCCATCGGCGTCGAACCGCTGACGAAGATGGTCGTCGACAACATCCAGCAGTACACGCAGGTCGGTGGCGCGCGCCCGTTCGGCGTCGCGCTCATCATCGGCGGCATCGAGGACGGCGAACCGCGCCTCTACGAGACGGACCCGTCGGGCACGCCGTACGAGTGGAAGGCGCTCGCCGTCGGCGGCAACCGCAACGACATCGAGGACTACCTGCAGGAGCAGTACACCGAGGAGATGGACCTCGACGCGGGCATCGGCCTCGCGCTCGAAGCCCTCGAGTCGGTCAACGAGGAGGGTCTCCAGGCCCAGGGCCTCGGCGTCGCCACCGTGGACGTCGAGACGGAACAGTTCCGTGAACTCCCGGTCGACGAGGTGGCCACCCATCTGGAGGAACACGACCTGCTCGCCGAGGACGAACCGGACGACGGCGACGACGAACCGTCCGAGTAG
- a CDS encoding Zn-ribbon domain-containing OB-fold protein: MTSSDQRGPLAPEDVTADSPFTLPGFFDALAADTLYGAVCEECDNAMVPPRPACYACGSRSVVATEQPRSGHVVSYTEVRTAPPAFADRAPYSVAVVELDSGARLTGRVDAAYEDLAVDQPVELVVREPTDEERAAALSYEADWPVHVFEVR; the protein is encoded by the coding sequence ATGACGAGCAGTGACCAGCGCGGGCCGCTCGCCCCGGAGGACGTGACCGCCGACAGCCCGTTCACGCTACCCGGGTTCTTCGACGCGCTGGCGGCGGACACGCTGTACGGCGCGGTGTGCGAGGAGTGCGACAACGCGATGGTGCCGCCGCGACCGGCCTGCTACGCCTGTGGCTCGCGGTCGGTGGTCGCCACGGAACAGCCGCGGTCCGGCCACGTCGTCTCCTACACAGAGGTCAGGACCGCGCCGCCGGCGTTCGCGGACCGCGCGCCGTACAGCGTCGCCGTGGTCGAACTCGACTCGGGGGCGAGGCTCACCGGTCGCGTCGACGCGGCGTACGAGGACCTCGCCGTCGACCAGCCCGTCGAACTCGTCGTCCGCGAACCGACGGACGAGGAGCGGGCGGCCGCGCTCTCCTACGAGGCCGACTGGCCGGTCCACGTCTTCGAGGTGCGGTGA